The bacterium genome segment ACGCTTACTCCTTTATTCTCTTATCCCCCTTCTTATACTAACCACGATCAACATATTCCTATTTCACAGGTGGAAAGATTTGTAGTGCGAGGCTTTAGCCTCGCTTCTGGCAAACAGGAAGGCAAACCTAAAGGTTCGCACTACATTTATGGGATGTCAGAGGTTAATTCGTGTCCATTTGTGGCTAATTCCCTTAATTCTCTGTGAACTCTGTGCCTCTGTGGCTGAACGGTTACGAATTTAGTTTAATAGAATTTTCTCTTGACAATTTTGGCTTCAATGTGTTAAAATAAAATAGAGGGTAAAAGAATGGAAGAGCAAAATATAGATTTTGAATATACCCAATCAATACCTTGTGGTCCTAAACCGAAAATAATGATTATTGGATTAGGCAATATCCTGCTTCAAGATGAGGGCATTGGCGTCCATATAATTAAGGCACTTCAAAAAATGGATATACCGGATAATATAGACCTGGTAGATGGTGGAACCGGTGAACTCGACCTGATGAATTATATGAATAAAGGTATAGATAAGGTGATTCTAATCGATGCCGTCAAAGGTGGAAGTAAAGCAGGAACTACATTTCGATTAAGTGTAAATGAAATTATGGCGACCACAAAACATATCTCCTCCCTGCATCAAAAAGAATTAATTGAGGCAATCAAGATGCTCGAATTATTTACCAGAAAACCCCGCGAGATTGTTATTCTCGGGATTGTGCCAAAAGAAACAGAATGGAGTCTTACACTTAGTCCAGAATTACAAAATAAAATCCCAGAAATTACCCGCATCGTCTTTGATGAAATTGAAAAGAAGTAACAGCATACACAACTAATAATAA includes the following:
- a CDS encoding HyaD/HybD family hydrogenase maturation endopeptidase, with amino-acid sequence MEEQNIDFEYTQSIPCGPKPKIMIIGLGNILLQDEGIGVHIIKALQKMDIPDNIDLVDGGTGELDLMNYMNKGIDKVILIDAVKGGSKAGTTFRLSVNEIMATTKHISSLHQKELIEAIKMLELFTRKPREIVILGIVPKETEWSLTLSPELQNKIPEITRIVFDEIEKK